A region from the Bacillota bacterium genome encodes:
- a CDS encoding ABC transporter permease, with amino-acid sequence MRKVWKLVDPVTVAAAAGIVLLAALAIFAGQVAPYDPTLIMEAGLTETGMPRPPSMQFPLGTDLLGRDVLSRIIYGTRVSLTVGMFAVATSASIGTAIGLVCGYVGGTLDNLVMRFTDIIMSFPSLLLIMAIVATRGPSLTIIFLAIGLVDWPTTARVVRGEVLSLRQANFVEAASAAGASHWRVARRHLLPNVLGSVIVLATTGIAEAILVEASLSFLGFGVRPPLPTWGGMVSEGFRYIITAPWLSLFPGLAIMVTVVCFNIVGEWLRDRFDPQRKLLAGG; translated from the coding sequence GTGCGCAAGGTGTGGAAGCTTGTGGACCCGGTCACCGTTGCTGCCGCCGCCGGTATCGTCTTGCTGGCCGCGCTCGCCATCTTCGCCGGCCAGGTTGCCCCGTACGACCCGACACTGATAATGGAGGCGGGTCTGACGGAAACCGGGATGCCGCGTCCACCCTCAATGCAGTTCCCTCTGGGTACCGACCTCCTGGGGCGAGATGTATTGAGTCGCATCATCTATGGTACCCGCGTCTCGCTAACTGTGGGAATGTTTGCGGTGGCCACTAGCGCCAGTATCGGAACGGCGATCGGCCTGGTGTGCGGGTACGTGGGCGGAACGCTGGACAACCTGGTTATGCGCTTCACGGATATCATTATGTCGTTCCCCAGTTTACTGCTGATCATGGCTATCGTGGCCACGCGTGGGCCGAGCCTGACCATTATCTTCCTGGCGATAGGGCTGGTGGACTGGCCTACGACCGCCCGGGTGGTTAGGGGCGAGGTCCTCTCGCTGCGCCAGGCGAATTTCGTGGAGGCGGCCAGTGCTGCAGGTGCCTCTCACTGGCGTGTGGCCAGACGCCATCTCCTCCCCAACGTCCTTGGTTCTGTGATCGTGCTGGCCACTACCGGGATAGCAGAGGCCATTCTGGTGGAAGCCTCTCTCAGCTTCCTTGGTTTCGGGGTCCGCCCGCCCCTTCCCACCTGGGGTGGCATGGTAAGTGAAGGTTTCAGGTACATCATAACGGCTCCGTGGCTGAGCCTTTTTCCCGGCCTTGCAATTATGGTGACCGTCGTGTGCTTTAACATTGTGGGCGAGTGGCTCCGCGACCGGTTTGACCCGCAGAGAAAGTTACTGGCAGGAGGATGA
- a CDS encoding Xaa-Pro peptidase family protein gives MVADFDGRVTRVREKMQVLGGQGWLLTDPGDVRYVCGFTGSSPALVDGAGVTVFPHGVDLAQALDDVPWCTCIRRKGLQPWPEVVQVLQERGIRQLVAARQSLTVLAFESVTQAGVEIVDAGQGMNDLRGVKDPGEIESLRRAAEIASEAFGDLLEAIRPGMSEKEIAAHLEHAMLSKGADGFWFRTIVVSGPRSAYCHGAPTERRVREGDLVTIDFGPVWQGYPADCTRTIVVGNPSSEQRRVYAAVLAAQEAALGLVSAGRSARDVHLEAARAIEQAGYGPYFVHALGHGLAGGPLLDEDSTDELVVGNVFTVEPGIYIRGWGGVRIEDDVLVAPSGKEILTTCTRELIAIT, from the coding sequence ATGGTCGCCGATTTCGACGGGCGCGTGACCAGGGTTCGGGAGAAGATGCAGGTGCTAGGTGGGCAGGGCTGGTTACTGACAGACCCCGGGGATGTCAGATATGTTTGCGGATTCACCGGCTCTTCACCTGCCCTGGTTGACGGGGCCGGGGTTACTGTCTTCCCGCATGGAGTCGATCTCGCCCAGGCGCTTGATGACGTGCCGTGGTGCACGTGTATTCGCAGGAAAGGCCTGCAACCGTGGCCCGAGGTGGTGCAGGTGCTGCAGGAGAGAGGGATCAGGCAGCTGGTTGCAGCGCGGCAAAGCCTGACGGTGCTTGCTTTCGAGAGTGTCACCCAGGCGGGCGTGGAGATCGTCGACGCAGGCCAGGGGATGAACGACCTGCGCGGGGTGAAAGACCCGGGCGAGATCGAATCTCTCAGGCGAGCGGCTGAGATTGCCTCGGAAGCCTTCGGGGATCTGCTCGAGGCTATTCGCCCGGGCATGTCTGAAAAGGAGATTGCGGCCCACCTTGAACACGCGATGCTCAGCAAAGGTGCAGACGGTTTCTGGTTCCGCACCATAGTGGTGTCAGGACCGCGTTCGGCATACTGCCACGGTGCACCGACTGAGCGAAGGGTCCGGGAAGGTGACCTGGTGACCATAGATTTCGGGCCGGTGTGGCAGGGATACCCCGCCGACTGCACCCGGACCATCGTCGTGGGAAATCCGTCTTCGGAGCAACGGCGGGTGTACGCTGCGGTGCTGGCCGCGCAGGAAGCCGCCCTGGGGCTGGTTTCTGCGGGTCGTTCTGCTCGGGACGTGCACCTGGAGGCTGCGCGGGCAATAGAGCAGGCGGGGTACGGGCCCTATTTCGTGCACGCGCTGGGTCACGGCCTGGCAGGCGGGCCTCTCCTGGACGAGGACAGCACGGATGAATTGGTGGTGGGTAACGTGTTCACGGTGGAACCGGGGATCTATATTCGGGGCTGGGGCGGGGTGCGAATCGAGGACGACGTCCTGGTGGCCCCCTCGGGCAAGGAGATCCTGACCACGTGTACACGCGAGTTGATAGCCATCACGTGA